The Castellaniella sp. genome includes a window with the following:
- the tnpB gene encoding IS66 family insertion sequence element accessory protein TnpB (TnpB, as the term is used for proteins encoded by IS66 family insertion elements, is considered an accessory protein, since TnpC, encoded by a neighboring gene, is a DDE family transposase.), which yields MHPGVAIGQVYLCCVPVDFRKQIDGLAALVQSELELDVFGDTLFVFVNRQRNRIKILYWHRNGFCLWQKRLEKERFAWPAPGAQATVTLTPKELEWLLEGFDLWANHPHKTLKYQSVM from the coding sequence ATGCACCCGGGAGTGGCGATTGGGCAGGTCTACTTGTGCTGCGTGCCGGTGGACTTTCGCAAGCAGATCGACGGGCTGGCCGCGCTGGTGCAAAGCGAGCTGGAACTGGATGTCTTCGGCGATACGTTATTCGTGTTCGTGAATCGCCAGCGCAACCGCATCAAGATTCTGTATTGGCATCGCAACGGCTTTTGCCTTTGGCAGAAGCGGCTGGAGAAAGAGCGCTTTGCCTGGCCCGCGCCAGGCGCGCAAGCGACCGTGACACTCACCCCCAAAGAGTTGGAGTGGCTGTTGGAAGGGTTTGATTTATGGGCGAATCATCCTCATAAAACACTGAAATATCAGTCAGTTATGTGA